The proteins below come from a single Papaver somniferum cultivar HN1 chromosome 11, ASM357369v1, whole genome shotgun sequence genomic window:
- the LOC113322016 gene encoding uncharacterized protein LOC113322016: METSVNFLEFLRNLEALVINKVEFDGEVNENTLSFIKVPSCLECLKTIKIKRVKGYPKELVKFVLKHAKVLQTIIMHISYPEEDSWDFRKMKNDHKALNKKIMMQLRTSPWASPGCAIKFIFQRRFHFGSINDGNLFD; encoded by the exons ATGGAAACATCCGTCAACTTTTTAGAGTTCTTGCGGAATTTGGAAGCACTCGTCATCAATAAG GTCGAATTTGATGGCGAAGTCAACGAGAACACTTTGTCATTTATCAAAGTGCCTAGCTGTTTGGAATGCCTGAAGACAATCAAAATTAAGAGGGTTAAGGGGTACCCCAAGGAGCTGGTTAAATTTGTTCTGAAGCATGCAAAAGTTCTTCAAACGATCATTATGCACATTTCATATCCGGAGGAAGATTCTTGGGATTTTCGCAAGATGAAGAATGATCATAAAGCTCTGAATAAGAAAATTATGATGCAGTTACGAACATCTCCATGGGCTTCACCAGGTTGTGCCATTAAGTTTATATTTCAGCGGCGGTTTCACTTTGGGAGCATAAATGATGGAAATCTGTTTGATTAA